The Plasmodium yoelii strain 17X genome assembly, chromosome: 1 genome contains a region encoding:
- a CDS encoding MYND-type zinc finger protein, putative — translation MADDILKCVHSEFKYVLISSDINNEIKELKFKGAEEKFQSTLSSYFRRIIFDEKGKDELKETIQEKLKENTNNNKKDENEENDENKNSLNTISPDLINTAIESSQTYQIIPLTVPTEKNNYYAINCYIDDIGRIKKLPYNSRASRICSTDIYGDAFLSKTYDNEDFKRCDFTIQEYEEFLKNPPKAENRWNQAQAMQDLLRQMKDQKEGVTNTNAPVAKPITCEHCYKEEKTLKRCGKCKKVYYCSVECQRKDFVFHKRICS, via the exons ATGGCAGAcgatatattaaaatgtgTTCACTCTGaatttaaatatgttttaataaGTAGTGATATAAACAAcgaaataaaagaattaaaatTCAAAGGAGCGGAAGAAAAATTCCAAAGTACCTTAAGCTCATATTTTAGAAGAATAATTTTTGATGAAAAAGGAAAAGATGAATTAAAAGAAACAATtcaagaaaaattaaaagaaaatactaataataataaaaaagatgaaaacgAAGAAAATGACGAAAACAAAAATTCTTTAAATACAATATCCCCTGATTTAATAAATACCGCAATAGAGTCATCTCAGACTTATCAAATCATTCCATTGACGGTACCaactgaaaaaaataattattatgcaATTAATTGCTATATAGATGATATAGgacgaattaaaaaattaccaTATAATAGTAGAGCTTCACGAATATGCAGTACAGACATATATGGAGATGCATTCTTGTCAAAAACATATGATAATGAAGATTTTAAAAGATGTGATTTTACAATACAAGAGTATGaagaatttttaaaaaacccTCCAAAGGCCGAAAACAG ATGGAACCAAGCCCAAGCTATGCAAGACTTGTTAAGACAAATGAAAGATCAAAAAGAAGGAGTTACAAACACCAATGCACCCGTTGCAAAGCCTATCACCTGTGAACATTGCTATAAG gAGGAAAAAACATTAAAAAGATGTGGAAAATGCAAAAAAGTTTATTACTGCTCAGTTGAATGCCAAAGAAAAGATTTTGTTTTTCATAAAAGAATTTGTTCTTAG
- a CDS encoding liver merozoite formation protein, putative, which produces MKNSWRHKALALPFLLLSSVLCNKTFFVDILNGINIKYNNKVPINKNVSNCYGQNNTKNDNRYSSMKQHFFIQNTAQPTIISETCDIENNNRNANILKQYIYTLSHLTIFDIDKETDIELNISLLLKACIASYNYIKNIEIYTSNVKNKEMCSFIYENRQDFEEYFNLQVLMYEKMFNPNENIEELLKSHIKDENIYKNDLKIYKQIKNNNIELKKDILEDILFESIRLNKMIQYSLTVNKFNLFSNPILFKLFLHFKTNGIYYDILLNIINKIKYYYSIKNINEEYKNKIFKIVDSYIAILNSIDDVYKKHDGNIL; this is translated from the coding sequence ATGAAAAACTCTTGGAGACACAAAGCTCTAGCCCTTCCGTTTCTACTATTATCATCAGTCCTTTGTAATAAAACTTTCTTTGTAGATATATTAAACGGAATTAAtatcaaatataataataaggTACCCATAAATAAAAACGTATCAAATTGTTATGGGCAGAATAACACCAAAAATGATAATAGATACTCTTCTATGAAACagcatttttttatacagaATACAGCACAACCAACTATAATCAGTGAAACTTGTGacatagaaaataataataggaatgcaaatatattaaaacaatatatttatacattatCCCATTTGAccatttttgatattgatAAAGAAACAGATATAGAACttaatatatctttattattaaaagcATGTATAgcttcatataattatattaaaaatattgaaatatatacTTCTAATGtcaaaaataaagaaatgtgctcatttatatatgaaaatagaCAAGATTTTGAAGAGTATTTTAATTTACAAGTATTAAtgtatgaaaaaatgtttaacCCCAACGAGAATATAGAGGAGCTATTAAAATCCCATATtaaagatgaaaatatttataaaaatgatttaaaaatttacaagcaaattaagaataataatatagaattaaaaaaagatattttaGAAGACATTCTTTTTGAGTCTATAagactaaataaaatgattcAATATTCTCTTACAgtaaacaaatttaatttgTTCTCAAATCCTATCCTATTCAAACTATTCTTACACTTTAAAACGAATGGAATTTATTATGATATACTCTTGAacattataaacaaaataaaatattattattccataaaaaatattaacgaagaatataaaaataagataTTCAAAATTGTAGACAGTTATATAGCAATTTTAAATAGCATAGATGATGTATATAAGAAACATGatggaaatattttataa